Proteins encoded by one window of Rattus rattus isolate New Zealand chromosome 10, Rrattus_CSIRO_v1, whole genome shotgun sequence:
- the LOC116911077 gene encoding complement component receptor 1-like protein isoform X1: MCIISDQSVAWDAEAPICESIPCEIPPSIPNGDFFSPNREDFHYGMVVTYQCNTDARGKKLFNLVGEPSLHCTSIDGQVGVWSGPPPQCIELNKCTPPHVENAVIVSENKSLFSLRDMVEFRCQDGFMMKGDSSVYCRSLNRWEPQLPSCFKVKSCGAFPDELPNGRVSVPQNLQPGAKVTFVCNTGYQLKGNSASHCVLDGVESIWNSSVPVCEQVICKLPQDMSGFQKGLQMKKDYYYGDNVALECKDGYTLKGSSQSQCQSDASWDPPLPKCVSKVICKLPQDMSGFQKGLQMKKDYYYGDNVALECEDGYTLKGSSQSQCQSDASWDPPLPKCVSSSNSGLIAGIFIGIIIVILSIIFSYWMIMKFKKRNSTNEKCKEVGIYLNSKEDSCVQPQSLLTSQENNSTSNPARNSLTQEV, from the exons ATGTGCATCATCTCTGATCAGAGCGTTGCCTGGGATGCCGAGGCACCTATTTGTGAAT CAATTCCTTGTGAGATACCCCCAAGCATTCCCAATGGAGATTTCTTCAGTCCTAACAGAGAAGATTTTCATTATGGAATGGTAGTTACCTACCAGTGCAACACTGATGCGAGAGGGAAGAAGCTCTTTAACCTGGTGGGTGAGCCCTCCTTACACTGTACCAGCATCGATGGTCAAGTTGGAGTCTGGagtggccctcctcctcagtgcATTGAACTCAACAAATGTACTCCTCCCCATGTTGAAAATGCAGTCATAGTGTCTGAAAACAAAAGCTTGTTTTCCTTAAGGGATATGGTGGAGTTTAGATGTCAGGATGGCTTTATGATGAAAGGAGACAGCAGTGTGTATTGTCGATCCCTAAACAGATGGGAGCCTCAGTTACCAAGCTGCTTCAAGG tgaAATCCTGTGGTGCTTTCCCGGACGAGCTTCCTAATGGGCGTGTATCCGttccacaaaatcttcaacccgGGGCCAAAGTGACCTTTGTTTGTAATACAGG GTATCAATTAAAAGGCAATTCTGCTAGTCATTGTGTTCTTGATGGAGTGGAAAGCATTTGGAATAGCAGTGTTCCTGTGTGTGAAC AAGTGATATGTAAACTCCCTCAGGATATGAGTGGATTCCAGAAAGGGTTGCAAATGAAAAAAGATTATTACTATGGAGATAATGTAGCCTTGGAATGTAAGGATGGGTATACTCTAAAAGGCAGTTCTCAGAGCCAGTGCCAGTCCGATGCCAGCTGGGATCCTCCTCTGCCCAAATGTGTCTCTA AAGTGATATGTAAACTCCCTCAGGATATGAGTGGATTCCAGAAAGGGTTGCAAATGAAAAAAGATTATTACTATGGAGATAATGTAGCCTTGGAATGTGAGGATGGGTATACTCTAAAAGGCAGTTCTCAGAGCCAGTGCCAGTCCGATGCCAGCTGGGATCCTCCTCTGCCCAAATGTGTCTCTA gcTCAAACAGTGGTCTAATAGCTG gAATTTTCATTGGGATAATCATCGTTATTTTATCCATCATTTTTTCCTATTGGATGATTATGAAGTTTAAAAAACG CAATTCCACCAATGAAAAGTGTAAAGAAGTGGGTATCTATTTAAATTCTAAAGAAGACAGCTGTGTTCAGCCTCAGTCTCTGCTCACAAGTCAGGAGAACAACAG
- the LOC116911077 gene encoding complement component receptor 1-like protein isoform X3: MCIISDQSVAWDAEAPICESIPCEIPPSIPNGDFFSPNREDFHYGMVVTYQCNTDARGKKLFNLVGEPSLHCTSIDGQVGVWSGPPPQCIELNKCTPPHVENAVIVSENKSLFSLRDMVEFRCQDGFMMKGDSSVYCRSLNRWEPQLPSCFKEVICKLPQDMSGFQKGLQMKKDYYYGDNVALECKDGYTLKGSSQSQCQSDASWDPPLPKCVSKVICKLPQDMSGFQKGLQMKKDYYYGDNVALECEDGYTLKGSSQSQCQSDASWDPPLPKCVSSSNSGLIAGIFIGIIIVILSIIFSYWMIMKFKKRNSTNEKCKEVGIYLNSKEDSCVQPQSLLTSQENNSTSNPARNSLTQEV, encoded by the exons ATGTGCATCATCTCTGATCAGAGCGTTGCCTGGGATGCCGAGGCACCTATTTGTGAAT CAATTCCTTGTGAGATACCCCCAAGCATTCCCAATGGAGATTTCTTCAGTCCTAACAGAGAAGATTTTCATTATGGAATGGTAGTTACCTACCAGTGCAACACTGATGCGAGAGGGAAGAAGCTCTTTAACCTGGTGGGTGAGCCCTCCTTACACTGTACCAGCATCGATGGTCAAGTTGGAGTCTGGagtggccctcctcctcagtgcATTGAACTCAACAAATGTACTCCTCCCCATGTTGAAAATGCAGTCATAGTGTCTGAAAACAAAAGCTTGTTTTCCTTAAGGGATATGGTGGAGTTTAGATGTCAGGATGGCTTTATGATGAAAGGAGACAGCAGTGTGTATTGTCGATCCCTAAACAGATGGGAGCCTCAGTTACCAAGCTGCTTCAAGG AAGTGATATGTAAACTCCCTCAGGATATGAGTGGATTCCAGAAAGGGTTGCAAATGAAAAAAGATTATTACTATGGAGATAATGTAGCCTTGGAATGTAAGGATGGGTATACTCTAAAAGGCAGTTCTCAGAGCCAGTGCCAGTCCGATGCCAGCTGGGATCCTCCTCTGCCCAAATGTGTCTCTA AAGTGATATGTAAACTCCCTCAGGATATGAGTGGATTCCAGAAAGGGTTGCAAATGAAAAAAGATTATTACTATGGAGATAATGTAGCCTTGGAATGTGAGGATGGGTATACTCTAAAAGGCAGTTCTCAGAGCCAGTGCCAGTCCGATGCCAGCTGGGATCCTCCTCTGCCCAAATGTGTCTCTA gcTCAAACAGTGGTCTAATAGCTG gAATTTTCATTGGGATAATCATCGTTATTTTATCCATCATTTTTTCCTATTGGATGATTATGAAGTTTAAAAAACG CAATTCCACCAATGAAAAGTGTAAAGAAGTGGGTATCTATTTAAATTCTAAAGAAGACAGCTGTGTTCAGCCTCAGTCTCTGCTCACAAGTCAGGAGAACAACAG
- the LOC116911077 gene encoding complement component receptor 1-like protein isoform X2, which yields MCIISDQSVAWDAEAPICESIPCEIPPSIPNGDFFSPNREDFHYGMVVTYQCNTDARGKKLFNLVGEPSLHCTSIDGQVGVWSGPPPQCIELNKCTPPHVENAVIVSENKSLFSLRDMVEFRCQDGFMMKGDSSVYCRSLNRWEPQLPSCFKVKSCGAFPDELPNGRVSVPQNLQPGAKVTFVCNTGYQLKGNSASHCVLDGVESIWNSSVPVCEQVICKLPQDMSGFQKGLQMKKDYYYGDNVALECKDGYTLKGSSQSQCQSDASWDPPLPKCVSKVICKLPQDMSGFQKGLQMKKDYYYGDNVALECEDGYTLKGSSQSQCQSDASWDPPLPKCVSSSNSGLIAGIFIGIIIVILSIIFSYWMIMKFKKRTSNPARNSLTQEV from the exons ATGTGCATCATCTCTGATCAGAGCGTTGCCTGGGATGCCGAGGCACCTATTTGTGAAT CAATTCCTTGTGAGATACCCCCAAGCATTCCCAATGGAGATTTCTTCAGTCCTAACAGAGAAGATTTTCATTATGGAATGGTAGTTACCTACCAGTGCAACACTGATGCGAGAGGGAAGAAGCTCTTTAACCTGGTGGGTGAGCCCTCCTTACACTGTACCAGCATCGATGGTCAAGTTGGAGTCTGGagtggccctcctcctcagtgcATTGAACTCAACAAATGTACTCCTCCCCATGTTGAAAATGCAGTCATAGTGTCTGAAAACAAAAGCTTGTTTTCCTTAAGGGATATGGTGGAGTTTAGATGTCAGGATGGCTTTATGATGAAAGGAGACAGCAGTGTGTATTGTCGATCCCTAAACAGATGGGAGCCTCAGTTACCAAGCTGCTTCAAGG tgaAATCCTGTGGTGCTTTCCCGGACGAGCTTCCTAATGGGCGTGTATCCGttccacaaaatcttcaacccgGGGCCAAAGTGACCTTTGTTTGTAATACAGG GTATCAATTAAAAGGCAATTCTGCTAGTCATTGTGTTCTTGATGGAGTGGAAAGCATTTGGAATAGCAGTGTTCCTGTGTGTGAAC AAGTGATATGTAAACTCCCTCAGGATATGAGTGGATTCCAGAAAGGGTTGCAAATGAAAAAAGATTATTACTATGGAGATAATGTAGCCTTGGAATGTAAGGATGGGTATACTCTAAAAGGCAGTTCTCAGAGCCAGTGCCAGTCCGATGCCAGCTGGGATCCTCCTCTGCCCAAATGTGTCTCTA AAGTGATATGTAAACTCCCTCAGGATATGAGTGGATTCCAGAAAGGGTTGCAAATGAAAAAAGATTATTACTATGGAGATAATGTAGCCTTGGAATGTGAGGATGGGTATACTCTAAAAGGCAGTTCTCAGAGCCAGTGCCAGTCCGATGCCAGCTGGGATCCTCCTCTGCCCAAATGTGTCTCTA gcTCAAACAGTGGTCTAATAGCTG gAATTTTCATTGGGATAATCATCGTTATTTTATCCATCATTTTTTCCTATTGGATGATTATGAAGTTTAAAAAACG